A genomic window from Blastococcus saxobsidens DD2 includes:
- the paaK gene encoding phenylacetate--CoA ligase PaaK — MMTTTDSTRRLGAAPDPALLDPAERMPVDELRARQLERLRWTLRHAYDNVPHHRRAFDAAGVHPDDCRELPDLAAFPTTGKADLRENYPFGMFAVPQDQVRRVHASSGTTGRPTVVGYTEGDLDTWAALMARSIRAAGGRAGDRLHNAYGYGLFTGGLGAHYGGEKLGCTVVPVSGGMTPRQVQLITDFAPRIIMVTPSYLLTVIDEFERQGLDPRASGLEIGILGAEPWTEQMRREIEDRMDIHAVDIYGLSEVMGPGVSQECVETKDGLHIWEDHFYPEVIDPVTGEVLPDGEQGELVLTSLTKEAMPVVRYRTRDLTRLLPGTARPGMRRMEKITGRTDDMIILRGVNLFPTQIEEVVLRTPGLSPHFALELSTRGRMDHLTVRVEARPDCPAPRRPAAAAEVAQAVKDGVGTSVEVVVVDPETLERSLGKLKRLTDLRERA; from the coding sequence ATGATGACGACGACCGACAGCACGCGCCGGCTCGGGGCCGCACCCGACCCCGCCCTCCTCGATCCCGCCGAGCGGATGCCGGTCGACGAGCTCCGCGCCCGGCAGCTCGAACGGCTGCGGTGGACCCTGCGGCACGCCTACGACAACGTGCCGCACCACCGGCGGGCGTTCGACGCGGCCGGGGTGCACCCCGACGACTGCCGGGAGCTGCCCGACCTCGCCGCATTCCCCACGACCGGCAAGGCCGACCTCCGCGAGAACTACCCGTTCGGCATGTTCGCCGTTCCGCAGGACCAGGTCCGCCGCGTGCACGCCTCGTCCGGTACCACCGGCCGGCCCACGGTGGTCGGGTACACCGAGGGGGACCTGGACACCTGGGCGGCGCTGATGGCGCGCTCCATCCGGGCCGCGGGCGGCCGCGCCGGCGACCGGCTGCACAACGCCTACGGATACGGCCTGTTCACCGGCGGCCTCGGCGCCCACTACGGCGGGGAGAAGCTCGGCTGCACGGTCGTCCCCGTCTCCGGGGGCATGACCCCGCGCCAGGTCCAGCTGATCACCGACTTCGCGCCGCGGATCATCATGGTGACGCCGTCCTACCTGCTCACCGTGATCGACGAGTTCGAGCGGCAGGGGCTGGACCCACGGGCATCCGGCCTGGAGATCGGCATCCTCGGCGCGGAGCCCTGGACCGAGCAGATGCGCCGGGAGATCGAGGACCGCATGGACATCCATGCCGTCGACATCTACGGCCTGTCCGAGGTCATGGGGCCGGGGGTCTCCCAGGAGTGCGTGGAGACCAAGGACGGCCTGCACATCTGGGAGGACCACTTCTACCCGGAGGTCATCGACCCGGTCACCGGCGAGGTGCTGCCCGACGGGGAGCAGGGGGAGCTCGTGCTCACCTCGCTGACCAAGGAGGCGATGCCGGTCGTCCGCTACCGCACCCGCGACCTGACCCGGCTGCTGCCGGGCACCGCCCGCCCCGGCATGCGCCGGATGGAGAAGATCACCGGCCGCACCGACGACATGATCATCCTGCGCGGGGTGAACCTCTTCCCGACCCAGATCGAGGAGGTGGTGCTGCGCACCCCCGGTCTCTCGCCGCACTTCGCCCTGGAGCTGAGCACCCGTGGCCGGATGGACCACCTCACGGTCCGGGTGGAGGCGCGGCCCGACTGCCCGGCCCCGCGCCGTCCGGCCGCCGCCGCCGAGGTCGCGCAGGCGGTCAAGGACGGCGTCGGGACCAGCGTGGAGGTGGTCGTGGTCGATCCGGAGACGCTGGAGCGTTCGCTGGGCAAGCTCAAGCGGCTGACCGACCTGCGCGAGCGCGCATGA
- the paaA gene encoding 1,2-phenylacetyl-CoA epoxidase subunit PaaA has translation MSAPALERPRADGPPDPAALQERFDATIAAGQRIEPRDWMPGGYRKTLIRQIAQHAHSEIIGMQPEGDWLLAAPSLRRKAILLAKVQDEAGHGMYLYAAAETLGADRADLTDKLIEGRQKYSSIFNYPTLNYADVGVIGWLVDGAAICNQVPLCRSSYGPYARAMIRICKEESFHQRQGYELLMTMMRGTPEQRAMVQDAVDRWWWPSLMMFGPPDEDSPNSAQSMAWGIKRHGNDELRQRYVDMSVPQAAFLGVTLPDPEIAWDAETGHYRFGRIDWAEFKRVISGDGPANAERIARRRAARDDNAWVVEAATSYAQKQAEAAA, from the coding sequence ATGTCCGCACCCGCCCTGGAACGGCCCCGTGCCGACGGCCCCCCGGATCCCGCCGCCCTTCAGGAGCGGTTCGACGCCACCATCGCGGCCGGCCAGCGGATCGAGCCGCGCGACTGGATGCCCGGGGGCTACCGGAAGACGCTGATCCGCCAGATCGCCCAGCACGCCCACTCCGAGATCATCGGCATGCAACCCGAGGGTGACTGGCTGCTGGCCGCACCCAGCCTCCGCCGCAAGGCGATCCTGCTGGCCAAGGTGCAGGACGAGGCCGGGCACGGCATGTACCTGTATGCGGCGGCCGAGACCCTCGGCGCGGATCGGGCCGACCTGACCGACAAGCTGATCGAGGGCCGGCAGAAGTACAGCTCGATCTTCAACTACCCGACGCTCAACTACGCCGACGTCGGGGTCATCGGCTGGCTCGTCGACGGCGCGGCGATCTGCAACCAGGTGCCGCTGTGCCGCTCCTCCTACGGCCCCTACGCCCGGGCGATGATCCGCATCTGCAAGGAGGAGTCCTTCCACCAGCGGCAGGGCTACGAGCTGCTGATGACGATGATGCGCGGCACCCCCGAGCAGCGGGCGATGGTGCAGGACGCCGTCGACCGGTGGTGGTGGCCCTCGCTGATGATGTTCGGCCCGCCCGACGAGGACAGCCCCAACTCCGCGCAGTCCATGGCCTGGGGCATCAAGCGGCACGGCAACGACGAGTTGCGCCAGCGCTACGTGGACATGTCGGTGCCGCAGGCCGCGTTCCTGGGCGTCACGCTGCCCGACCCGGAGATCGCCTGGGACGCCGAGACCGGGCACTACCGGTTCGGCCGGATCGACTGGGCCGAGTTCAAACGGGTGATCAGCGGCGACGGCCCGGCCAACGCGGAGCGGATCGCCCGCCGGCGGGCCGCCCGCGACGACAACGCCTGGGTGGTCGAGGCGGCCACTTCCTACGCGCAGAAGCAGGCGGAGGCGGCGGCATGA
- the paaB gene encoding 1,2-phenylacetyl-CoA epoxidase subunit PaaB has product MSRRDWPLYEVFVRGKRGLNHVHVGSLHAPDDEMAVHAARDVYTRRNEGVSIWVVKSADITASSPDEKDPMFAPSGDKVYRHPTFYEIPEGVPHM; this is encoded by the coding sequence CTGAGCCGCCGGGACTGGCCGCTGTACGAGGTGTTCGTCCGCGGCAAGCGCGGGCTCAACCACGTGCACGTCGGCTCGCTGCACGCCCCGGACGACGAGATGGCCGTGCACGCCGCCCGCGACGTCTACACCCGCCGCAACGAGGGCGTGAGCATCTGGGTGGTCAAGTCCGCCGACATCACCGCCTCCAGCCCGGACGAGAAGGACCCCATGTTCGCGCCGAGCGGCGACAAGGTCTACCGGCACCCCACGTTCTACGAGATCCCCGAGGGCGTTCCCCACATGTGA
- the paaC gene encoding 1,2-phenylacetyl-CoA epoxidase subunit PaaC, translating to MGHEETVYDALDSAHDGDGHWAFGTGFDEPLAGVDTTVPEGIDPADLGAYCLMLGDDALVLAQRLMQWVTSSPELEEEVAVANVALDLLGQARLLLARAGSVGVLGRSRDHATASIADEDALAYFRDPDEFRSTGLVDAPNGDFAQTMVRLLVAATVRLAVFARLRGSRDPVLAAIAAKGVNELAYHRDHAARWVIRLGDGTAESHRRARDGVDAVWPLLADLFTATDVEQRLSTAGVAVDPADVRAEVRSVLGEVLDRATLPVPAWPADAAPQGRAGRHGPELPDLLATLQGLARAHPAATW from the coding sequence ATGGGTCACGAGGAGACCGTCTACGACGCGCTGGACTCCGCCCACGACGGCGACGGGCACTGGGCGTTCGGTACCGGGTTCGACGAGCCGCTGGCGGGGGTGGACACCACCGTTCCCGAGGGCATCGACCCGGCCGATCTCGGCGCGTACTGCCTGATGCTGGGTGACGACGCCCTGGTGCTGGCCCAGCGCCTGATGCAGTGGGTGACCTCCTCCCCCGAGCTCGAGGAGGAGGTCGCGGTCGCCAACGTCGCGCTCGACCTGCTCGGTCAGGCCCGGCTGCTGCTCGCCCGCGCCGGTTCGGTCGGCGTGCTGGGGCGCAGCCGCGACCACGCCACCGCGAGCATCGCCGACGAGGACGCACTGGCCTACTTCCGCGACCCCGACGAGTTCCGCAGCACCGGCCTGGTCGATGCGCCCAACGGCGACTTCGCGCAGACGATGGTCCGGCTCCTGGTCGCCGCCACGGTGCGGCTGGCGGTGTTCGCCCGGCTCCGCGGGTCCCGCGATCCGGTCCTGGCCGCGATCGCCGCCAAGGGCGTCAACGAGCTCGCCTACCACCGGGACCACGCCGCCCGCTGGGTGATCCGACTGGGCGACGGCACGGCGGAGTCCCACCGCCGGGCGCGGGACGGGGTCGATGCCGTGTGGCCGCTGCTGGCCGACCTCTTCACCGCGACCGACGTCGAGCAGCGGCTCAGCACCGCCGGTGTCGCCGTCGACCCGGCGGACGTCCGCGCGGAGGTGCGATCGGTGCTCGGCGAGGTGCTCGACCGGGCCACGCTGCCGGTGCCGGCCTGGCCGGCGGACGCAGCCCCGCAGGGCCGCGCCGGCCGGCACGGCCCCGAGCTTCCCGACCTGCTGGCCACGCTGCAGGGCCTGGCCCGGGCGCACCCGGCGGCCACGTGGTGA
- the paaD gene encoding 1,2-phenylacetyl-CoA epoxidase subunit PaaD, with protein sequence MTAGRTDPRAVAEAVTDPELPLVTLADLGVLRDVRTEGDGTVVVEITPTYSGCPAMGVMRADLVHALHSAGFPDVDVRTVLSPAWTTDWISDAGRRKLAAGGIAPPGAAPARTDGPVPLQLGPSRRTAACPLCGSPDTEELSEFSATACKALRRCRSCREPFEHVKEI encoded by the coding sequence GTGACCGCCGGGCGGACGGACCCCCGCGCCGTCGCCGAGGCGGTGACCGACCCCGAGCTGCCCCTGGTCACGCTCGCCGACCTCGGCGTGCTGCGGGACGTGCGCACCGAGGGCGACGGCACGGTGGTCGTCGAGATCACCCCGACCTACAGCGGCTGCCCCGCGATGGGCGTGATGCGCGCCGACCTGGTGCACGCCCTGCACTCCGCTGGCTTCCCCGACGTGGACGTCCGGACCGTCCTCTCCCCCGCCTGGACCACGGATTGGATCTCCGACGCGGGCCGCCGGAAGCTGGCCGCCGGCGGGATCGCCCCACCGGGCGCCGCACCGGCCCGCACGGACGGCCCGGTGCCGCTGCAGCTGGGACCGTCCCGACGCACCGCCGCCTGCCCGCTGTGCGGCTCGCCCGACACCGAGGAGCTGAGCGAGTTCAGCGCGACCGCCTGCAAGGCGCTGCGCCGGTGCCGGAGCTGCCGGGAGCCGTTCGAGCACGTCAAGGAGATCTGA
- the paaE gene encoding 1,2-phenylacetyl-CoA epoxidase subunit PaaE, whose product MASTSAPPSARRRPQFHALTVARVERLTDDAVAITFAVPEELAADYAFRPGQALTLRRVDGDRDERRSYSICAPVGAPPRVGVREVPGGFFSSYLVHEVRTGDRIEVLPPSGTFTADLSVPADHVFVVAGSGITPALSLAASVLRDGRSTVTVFYGNRRANTVMFADELADLKDAYGPRFQLVHVLSREPRDAEITSGRLDGARLRALVENLVDVEHVGHWWLCGPHGMVGDARELLAGLHVPTECVHQELFYVDDVPPQPVRGDQEVVSGPSSEVTVVLDGRTTTLALPRDVPVLDSAQRIRGDLPFACKGGVCGTCRARVTEGRVEMRRNYALEAEELAAGYVLTCQSLPLSDTVRVDFDA is encoded by the coding sequence GTGGCATCGACATCTGCCCCGCCGAGCGCGCGCAGACGGCCGCAGTTCCACGCTTTGACCGTCGCCCGCGTCGAGCGGCTGACCGACGACGCGGTGGCGATCACCTTCGCCGTCCCCGAGGAGCTGGCCGCGGACTACGCGTTCCGCCCCGGGCAGGCCCTGACCCTGCGCCGGGTCGACGGCGACCGCGACGAGCGCCGCTCGTACTCGATCTGCGCACCGGTCGGCGCCCCGCCGCGGGTGGGGGTCCGCGAGGTGCCGGGCGGCTTCTTCTCCTCCTACCTGGTGCACGAGGTGCGGACCGGGGACCGGATCGAGGTGCTGCCGCCGTCGGGCACCTTCACCGCGGACCTGTCCGTGCCCGCCGACCACGTCTTCGTCGTCGCCGGCTCGGGGATCACCCCGGCGCTGTCGCTGGCCGCGAGCGTGCTGCGCGACGGACGGTCGACCGTCACCGTCTTCTACGGCAACCGGCGGGCCAACACGGTCATGTTCGCCGACGAGCTGGCCGACCTGAAGGACGCCTACGGGCCACGGTTCCAGCTGGTGCACGTGCTCTCCCGGGAGCCCCGGGATGCGGAGATCACCAGCGGGCGGCTCGACGGCGCCCGGCTGCGCGCCCTGGTCGAGAACCTGGTCGACGTCGAGCACGTCGGGCACTGGTGGCTCTGCGGACCGCACGGCATGGTCGGCGACGCCCGGGAGCTGCTCGCCGGGCTGCACGTTCCCACGGAGTGCGTGCACCAGGAACTGTTCTACGTCGACGACGTCCCGCCGCAGCCGGTGCGCGGGGACCAGGAAGTGGTCTCGGGGCCCAGCAGCGAGGTGACGGTCGTCCTGGACGGGCGCACGACGACGCTGGCCCTCCCCCGCGACGTGCCGGTGCTCGACTCGGCGCAGCGGATCCGCGGCGACCTGCCCTTCGCCTGCAAGGGCGGGGTGTGCGGCACCTGCCGGGCGCGGGTCACCGAGGGCCGGGTGGAGATGCGGCGGAACTACGCCCTGGAGGCCGAGGAGCTGGCGGCGGGGTACGTGCTCACCTGCCAGAGCCTGCCGCTGTCCGACACCGTCCGGGTCGACTTCGACGCCTGA
- a CDS encoding ATP-dependent 6-phosphofructokinase — protein sequence MRIGVLTGGGDCPGLNAVIRSVVRTAGVHYGSEVIGFRDGWRGLLENRSTPLDVAAVDGLLTRGGTTLGSARVAPEKLHAGIDEMRATLDQHGIDVLIPIGGEGTLTAAHVLSEAGVPVVGIPKTIDNDIDGTDLTFGFDTAVSIATELIDRLHTTAESHQRVLLVEVMGRHAGWIALHAGLAAGAHLTLVPEEPFDVDEVVRLVCERFARGDSHVIGVVAEGAMPLPGTMAFREGGIDEFGHRRFSGVAQQLGEELERRTGKEVRATVLGHVQRGGTPTSFDRVLATRFGLHATTAAHEGHHGQMVALRGTEIELVPLARAVARLKTVTPARLAETRAFTG from the coding sequence GTGCGCATCGGAGTCCTGACCGGAGGCGGCGACTGCCCCGGCCTCAACGCGGTCATCAGATCGGTGGTCCGCACTGCGGGCGTCCACTACGGCAGCGAGGTCATCGGCTTCCGCGACGGCTGGCGGGGGCTGCTGGAGAACCGGTCCACGCCCCTGGACGTCGCCGCCGTCGACGGACTGCTGACCCGCGGGGGGACGACGCTGGGCTCGGCCCGCGTCGCTCCGGAGAAGCTGCACGCCGGCATCGACGAGATGCGGGCGACCCTCGACCAGCACGGGATCGACGTGCTGATCCCGATCGGCGGGGAGGGCACCCTCACCGCGGCGCACGTGCTGTCCGAGGCCGGCGTCCCGGTGGTGGGCATCCCGAAGACCATCGACAACGACATCGACGGCACCGACCTGACCTTCGGGTTCGACACCGCGGTCAGCATCGCCACCGAGCTCATCGACCGGCTGCACACCACTGCGGAGTCCCACCAGCGGGTGCTGCTGGTGGAGGTGATGGGCCGGCACGCCGGGTGGATCGCGCTGCACGCCGGTCTCGCCGCCGGCGCGCACCTGACCCTGGTGCCCGAGGAGCCGTTCGACGTCGACGAGGTGGTCCGGCTGGTCTGCGAGCGGTTCGCGCGCGGCGACTCGCACGTCATCGGCGTCGTCGCCGAGGGCGCGATGCCGCTGCCGGGGACGATGGCGTTCCGGGAGGGCGGCATCGACGAGTTCGGCCACCGCCGGTTCTCCGGCGTGGCCCAGCAGCTGGGCGAGGAGCTGGAGCGGCGCACCGGCAAGGAGGTGCGGGCGACGGTGCTCGGGCACGTCCAGCGCGGCGGGACGCCGACCTCGTTCGACCGGGTCCTGGCCACCCGCTTCGGCCTGCACGCCACCACCGCCGCGCACGAGGGGCACCACGGCCAGATGGTCGCCCTGCGCGGCACGGAGATCGAGCTGGTCCCGCTGGCCCGCGCCGTCGCCCGGCTCAAGACCGTGACTCCCGCCCGGCTCGCGGAGACCCGCGCCTTCACCGGCTGA
- a CDS encoding acyl-CoA thioesterase — protein sequence METLASAAAGDRSAPEPTVLDVLALEEIDRDLYRSTLLFADPFPLYGGQVAAQALYAAGRTVGADRLPHSLHGYFLRSGDAARPTIFRVDRDRDGGSFSARRVVAIQGGEVVFSMSASFQVPGPGPDVQVQETPRVDPPGELPPLALPRLFSMESRRPSQPYEGRFPNRFWARATVPLPEEALVHACVLTYLSDIGTGLSALPENDASPGPTLDHALWFHRPARLDDWVLMDMVPGTVSGGRGWYTGSIATPSGVLAASFTQETLFRPGRNPFRPGR from the coding sequence GTGGAGACGCTCGCTTCTGCTGCCGCCGGGGACCGATCGGCGCCCGAGCCGACGGTGCTCGACGTGCTGGCGCTGGAGGAGATCGACCGCGATCTCTACCGCAGCACCCTGCTGTTCGCCGACCCGTTCCCGCTGTACGGCGGCCAGGTCGCCGCCCAGGCGCTGTACGCCGCCGGCCGGACCGTCGGGGCCGACCGCCTGCCGCACTCCCTGCACGGCTACTTCCTGCGCAGCGGCGACGCCGCCCGGCCGACGATCTTCCGGGTCGACCGCGACCGGGACGGTGGGTCGTTCTCGGCGCGGCGGGTCGTCGCCATCCAGGGCGGCGAGGTCGTCTTCAGCATGTCGGCCTCCTTCCAGGTGCCCGGGCCCGGCCCGGACGTGCAGGTGCAGGAGACCCCCCGGGTGGACCCGCCCGGGGAACTGCCCCCGCTGGCGCTGCCGCGGCTGTTCTCCATGGAGAGCCGCCGTCCGTCGCAGCCGTACGAGGGGCGCTTCCCGAACCGGTTCTGGGCGCGGGCGACCGTGCCGCTGCCGGAGGAGGCGCTGGTGCACGCCTGCGTGCTCACCTACCTGTCCGACATCGGGACGGGGCTGTCCGCGCTGCCCGAGAACGACGCGAGCCCGGGCCCGACGCTGGATCACGCGCTGTGGTTCCACCGGCCGGCCCGGCTCGACGACTGGGTGCTCATGGACATGGTCCCGGGCACGGTCTCGGGCGGGCGAGGCTGGTACACCGGGTCGATCGCCACACCGAGCGGCGTCCTGGCGGCGAGCTTCACGCAGGAGACACTGTTCCGGCCGGGCCGGAACCCGTTCCGCCCGGGGCGCTGA
- a CDS encoding siderophore-interacting protein, whose protein sequence is MTSQPAPTGDGRPPRKRTPRIGEVVRSAWITPHMVRVVLGGEGLTGLRVGEFTDSYVKLLFPPAGATYSVPYDVEQIRAELPQEQWPVTRTYTVRAWDPAAGELTVDFVHHGDEGVAGPWAAAARPGDRIQFMGPGGGYAPRPDADWHLLAGDESALPAIAATLDHLPLGARAVVLVEVAGPAEEQTDLAVGPGVDLRWLHRGDAEPGTALVSAVRALALPTGSGHVFVHGEAHAVRELRRHLRAEGRLDPAWTSVSGYWRRGDTEDRWQATKREWNAALEAEGAGPAR, encoded by the coding sequence GTGACGAGCCAGCCAGCACCGACCGGCGACGGCCGACCGCCCCGCAAGCGCACCCCCCGGATCGGCGAGGTGGTCCGGTCCGCCTGGATCACGCCGCACATGGTCCGGGTGGTGCTCGGCGGCGAGGGGCTGACCGGTCTGCGGGTCGGCGAGTTCACCGACTCCTACGTCAAGCTGCTGTTCCCGCCCGCCGGCGCGACGTACTCGGTGCCCTACGACGTCGAGCAGATCCGTGCCGAGCTGCCGCAGGAGCAGTGGCCGGTCACCCGCACCTACACCGTGCGAGCCTGGGACCCGGCAGCCGGCGAGCTGACCGTCGACTTCGTGCACCACGGCGACGAAGGGGTGGCCGGCCCCTGGGCGGCGGCGGCCCGGCCCGGTGACCGGATCCAGTTCATGGGACCCGGCGGCGGCTACGCGCCCCGCCCGGACGCCGACTGGCACCTGCTGGCCGGTGACGAGTCCGCACTGCCCGCGATCGCGGCCACGCTCGACCACCTCCCGCTCGGCGCACGGGCGGTGGTGCTCGTCGAGGTGGCCGGTCCCGCCGAGGAGCAGACCGACCTCGCCGTCGGGCCGGGCGTCGACCTGCGCTGGCTGCACCGCGGGGACGCCGAGCCCGGCACCGCTCTGGTCAGCGCCGTCCGGGCCCTCGCCCTGCCGACCGGCTCCGGGCACGTCTTCGTGCACGGTGAGGCGCACGCCGTCCGTGAGCTGCGCCGGCACCTGCGGGCCGAGGGCAGGCTCGACCCGGCGTGGACGTCGGTCTCCGGCTACTGGCGTCGCGGGGACACCGAGGACCGCTGGCAGGCGACCAAGCGGGAGTGGAACGCCGCCCTGGAGGCGGAGGGCGCCGGCCCCGCGCGCTGA
- a CDS encoding AMP-binding protein, with the protein MTSSTAVSLTRRAEARLERLGDHDQLWFEGRWHRAEELAARARRTAGGFARLGVRPGDRVVLFMANCPEVMIVSAALWRAGAVVTPAMFLLSDDELRHVLRDSGAVAVVTTPEFADTVTGVADDLPVIVVGGGDGRTLPLEELESAAELGIVPRGPEDLAVLLYTGGTTGRSKGVALSHGGLDASGAALAAAAQPDVVVGLLCLPMAHVYGLLMSVAGYHMPEIRRSVVMRWFDPAGFLALVEQHRVQQTAFVPSMFQRLLEQPLEQHDLSSLLLVSSGGAPLPREVALEFERRVPSAEVREGYGCTETSSLISAQPAGARRLGSVGKPVAGAEVEVVDEAGRPVPPGAHGEIRVRGPVLMQGYWRSPEATAEAVRDGWFHTGDVGTFDEDGYLYVVDRIKDVIIRNGFNVYPRDVEDALVAHPEISAAAVVGRPDPRVGEEVVAYVTVVPGATLQPADVVQHARRHVSAAKYPREVHVVDAIPLTAVAKIDRKALRARPRS; encoded by the coding sequence GTGACCAGCAGCACCGCGGTGTCGCTGACCCGCCGCGCCGAGGCGCGCCTGGAGCGGCTCGGCGACCACGACCAGCTGTGGTTCGAGGGCCGCTGGCACCGCGCCGAGGAGCTCGCCGCCCGGGCCCGCCGGACCGCCGGGGGGTTCGCCCGACTGGGCGTGCGCCCGGGGGACCGGGTGGTGCTGTTCATGGCCAACTGCCCGGAGGTGATGATCGTCTCGGCTGCCCTCTGGCGAGCCGGCGCCGTGGTCACCCCGGCCATGTTCCTGCTCAGCGACGACGAGCTCCGGCACGTCCTGCGCGACTCCGGCGCGGTGGCGGTGGTGACGACGCCCGAGTTCGCCGACACGGTGACCGGGGTGGCCGACGACCTGCCGGTGATCGTCGTCGGGGGCGGCGACGGGCGCACGCTCCCGCTCGAGGAGCTGGAGTCCGCCGCCGAGCTCGGCATCGTCCCGCGCGGTCCCGAGGACCTCGCCGTCCTGCTCTACACCGGCGGGACGACCGGGCGGAGCAAAGGGGTGGCCCTCTCCCACGGCGGCCTGGACGCCTCGGGCGCGGCGCTGGCCGCCGCCGCCCAGCCGGACGTCGTCGTCGGCCTGCTGTGCCTGCCGATGGCGCACGTCTACGGGCTGCTGATGTCCGTGGCCGGCTACCACATGCCGGAGATCCGGCGCAGCGTCGTCATGCGCTGGTTCGACCCGGCCGGGTTCCTCGCGCTGGTGGAGCAGCACCGCGTCCAGCAGACGGCGTTCGTCCCCTCGATGTTCCAGCGGCTCCTCGAGCAGCCGCTGGAACAGCACGACCTGTCCTCGCTGCTGCTGGTCAGCAGCGGAGGCGCCCCCCTGCCCCGGGAGGTGGCCCTGGAGTTCGAGCGGCGGGTGCCCTCGGCCGAGGTGCGGGAGGGCTACGGCTGTACCGAGACCAGCTCGCTGATCTCCGCACAGCCGGCCGGCGCGCGCCGGCTCGGGTCGGTGGGCAAGCCGGTCGCCGGCGCCGAGGTGGAGGTCGTGGACGAGGCGGGACGGCCGGTGCCGCCCGGCGCGCACGGGGAGATCCGGGTACGGGGACCGGTGCTGATGCAGGGCTACTGGCGGTCGCCGGAGGCCACGGCGGAGGCGGTCCGCGACGGCTGGTTCCACACCGGTGACGTCGGCACCTTCGACGAGGACGGCTACCTGTACGTCGTCGACCGGATCAAGGACGTGATCATCCGCAACGGGTTCAACGTGTACCCGCGGGACGTCGAGGACGCGCTCGTGGCCCATCCGGAGATCTCCGCGGCGGCCGTCGTCGGCCGTCCCGATCCGCGGGTGGGGGAGGAGGTCGTCGCCTACGTGACGGTCGTCCCCGGTGCCACTCTGCAGCCGGCCGACGTCGTCCAGCACGCGAGGCGGCACGTGAGCGCCGCCAAGTACCCGCGGGAGGTGCACGTGGTCGACGCCATCCCGCTGACCGCCGTCGCCAAGATCGATCGCAAGGCCCTGCGGGCGCGGCCCCGGTCCTGA
- a CDS encoding acyl-CoA dehydrogenase family protein has protein sequence MSDLDLLPTDVEDDLRASVRELLADRCPPSAVVPVYDGDRSSVAPLWRALAADLGLAGLLVPETRGGAGASAREAAVVLEELGRAVAPVPFLTSSIVATTVLSAAAPGRAGDDLLAALAAGERTAALLVPLGTALGGGLPGFAVDGTGTMAGQVRGVAGALEADVLLVPVTGPDGISVHAVPAGDARIDPVISLDMSRQLADVVLDGPAGREVLGAEAGDAAVRHGLEVGAALLASEQFGVAQWCLTSTVAYLKDRRQFGRVVGGFQALKHRLADLFVAVEQAAAAARYAAVTVAEDDPDRAVASAVAQAWCGEVAVRAAEEAVQLHGGIGMTWEHPAHLYLKRAKADQIAFGTPGAHRTRLAGLLDLPAPAAP, from the coding sequence ATGAGCGACCTGGACCTGCTGCCCACCGACGTCGAGGACGACCTGCGGGCCAGCGTCCGCGAGCTGCTCGCCGACCGGTGCCCGCCCTCGGCGGTGGTGCCGGTCTACGACGGCGACCGGTCGTCGGTCGCGCCGTTGTGGCGGGCACTGGCCGCCGACCTCGGCCTGGCCGGGCTGCTGGTCCCCGAGACGCGCGGGGGAGCCGGGGCGTCGGCCCGGGAGGCCGCCGTCGTCCTGGAGGAGCTCGGCCGGGCGGTGGCGCCGGTGCCGTTCCTGACCAGCAGCATCGTGGCCACCACGGTGCTCTCGGCCGCCGCGCCCGGAAGAGCCGGCGACGACCTCCTGGCCGCTCTGGCCGCCGGCGAGCGGACCGCGGCGCTGCTCGTGCCGCTGGGTACCGCCCTCGGCGGCGGCCTGCCCGGGTTCGCCGTCGACGGGACCGGGACGATGGCCGGGCAGGTGCGCGGGGTCGCCGGCGCCCTCGAGGCGGACGTCCTGCTCGTGCCCGTGACCGGCCCCGACGGGATCAGCGTGCACGCCGTGCCGGCCGGCGACGCGCGGATCGACCCGGTGATCTCCCTGGACATGAGCCGTCAGCTCGCCGACGTGGTCCTCGACGGACCGGCCGGCCGGGAGGTGCTCGGTGCGGAGGCGGGAGACGCCGCCGTCCGGCACGGGCTCGAGGTCGGTGCCGCGCTGCTGGCGTCGGAGCAGTTCGGGGTCGCGCAGTGGTGCCTGACCAGCACCGTCGCCTACCTCAAGGACCGCCGGCAGTTCGGTCGGGTGGTCGGGGGCTTCCAGGCGCTGAAGCACCGGCTGGCCGACCTCTTCGTCGCCGTGGAGCAGGCGGCCGCGGCGGCCCGCTACGCCGCGGTGACCGTCGCCGAGGACGATCCGGACCGCGCGGTGGCCAGCGCCGTGGCCCAGGCCTGGTGCGGCGAGGTCGCCGTGCGGGCGGCCGAGGAGGCCGTCCAGCTGCACGGCGGCATCGGGATGACCTGGGAGCACCCGGCGCACCTGTACCTCAAGCGGGCCAAGGCCGACCAGATCGCCTTCGGCACACCGGGCGCCCACCGGACCCGGCTGGCCGGCCTGCTGGACCTGCCCGCACCGGCCGCCCCGTGA